One genomic region from Streptomyces venezuelae encodes:
- a CDS encoding family 43 glycosylhydrolase: MTLGVTACLAALTGGGVGVGTPVTAPPRVEVLAPGAVPPVLVPAAAQVPAPSERSTPSGRSTPSGRSASRAPAAPAVPPGPVLDQDFADPDVVRVGRIHHAYATNAHGRNIQHATSTDLVHWTVDGTDVLPEVGAWVTLDPPGHVWAPEVFDNGDGFTLHYTARDRAGGRQCIGVALADAPGGPFRPVGDGPLVCPTEQGGAIDASSYTENGVRHLLWKSDGNCCGLDTWLHLQRVSWDGTRVTGDPVRLVKQDEPHNWEQGLVEAPTLVKRDGRYVLLFSAGDYRTDAYAAGWATSDALTGPYVKGSGPFMTTTSFAGAIGGPGGQDVVTGPGGQDRILFHGRGADGSRRVLYAADLGFADGRPVVRGSRTVYEAELAQVHLASVREARNAWGDRAVGHIDEPGSFVEFRVYAASPGRHTMSVRYGNGSLDASGAPAAASHGLTVDGRAAGAVGYPYTGWDEWRSTDVPVDLRAGWNTLRLTKGERYAELDAVEVA, from the coding sequence TTGACGCTGGGCGTTACCGCCTGCCTCGCCGCGCTCACCGGCGGCGGCGTCGGTGTCGGCACCCCCGTGACGGCCCCGCCGCGCGTGGAGGTCCTCGCACCCGGAGCCGTACCGCCCGTCCTCGTCCCGGCCGCGGCCCAGGTGCCCGCGCCGTCCGAGCGGTCCACGCCGTCAGGGCGGTCCACGCCGTCCGGGCGGTCCGCGTCGCGAGCGCCGGCCGCGCCGGCCGTGCCTCCCGGGCCCGTCCTCGACCAGGACTTCGCCGATCCGGACGTCGTGCGGGTCGGCCGGATCCACCACGCCTACGCCACCAACGCCCACGGCAGGAACATCCAGCACGCCACCTCCACCGACCTCGTCCACTGGACGGTCGACGGCACGGACGTGCTGCCCGAGGTCGGCGCGTGGGTCACGCTCGATCCGCCGGGCCACGTCTGGGCGCCGGAAGTCTTCGACAACGGCGACGGATTCACGCTCCACTACACGGCCCGCGACCGGGCCGGCGGGCGCCAGTGCATCGGCGTCGCGCTCGCGGACGCGCCCGGCGGCCCGTTCCGGCCGGTCGGCGACGGCCCGCTGGTCTGCCCGACCGAGCAGGGCGGCGCGATCGACGCGTCGAGCTACACCGAGAACGGCGTCCGCCACCTCCTGTGGAAGAGCGACGGCAACTGCTGCGGGCTCGACACCTGGCTCCACCTCCAGCGCGTCTCATGGGACGGCACGCGCGTCACCGGCGACCCCGTCCGGCTCGTCAAGCAGGACGAGCCCCACAACTGGGAGCAGGGCCTCGTCGAAGCGCCCACACTCGTCAAGCGGGACGGTCGTTACGTCCTCCTCTTCTCGGCGGGCGACTACCGCACCGACGCGTACGCGGCGGGCTGGGCGACCTCCGACGCCCTCACCGGCCCGTACGTGAAGGGGAGCGGTCCCTTCATGACCACGACGTCCTTCGCCGGCGCGATCGGCGGGCCGGGCGGTCAGGACGTCGTGACCGGCCCCGGCGGCCAGGACCGCATCCTCTTCCACGGCCGCGGCGCCGACGGCTCACGACGGGTCCTGTACGCCGCCGACCTCGGCTTCGCCGACGGCCGTCCGGTCGTGCGAGGCAGCCGGACGGTGTACGAGGCGGAGCTCGCCCAGGTGCACCTGGCGTCCGTCCGCGAAGCGCGCAACGCCTGGGGTGACCGGGCTGTCGGGCACATCGACGAACCCGGCAGCTTCGTGGAGTTCCGGGTCTACGCCGCCTCTCCGGGCCGTCACACGATGAGCGTGCGCTACGGCAACGGCTCGCTGGACGCCTCGGGCGCACCGGCCGCCGCCTCGCACGGCCTGACGGTCGACGGCCGGGCCGCGGGCGCCGTCGGCTACCCGTACACCGGCTGGGACGAGTGGCGTTCGACCGACGTCCCGGTGGACCTGCGAGCCGGGTGGAACACCCTCCGTCTCACGAAGGGCGAGCGCTACGCGGAGCTGGACGCCGTGGAGGTGGCGTAG
- a CDS encoding helix-turn-helix domain-containing protein has protein sequence MAAVRPDDQEPARALGRALRDLQRRSGHTLRALETSVRISDSSLSRYFLGVTVPPWETVRDLCEALDADPSEYRHLWLAAERSQRKPVRRQKDAEVRGEPVQGEPEQAESVRDVPVPGESVPDVPVPDVPVPGESVPDESVRSVGTAEAGVPTGPARRWLSLRRGPTGWALAGAVIGLVIGAVSTVLLRPGPPAGGDDPSAAPSGHSAHGASAASPAPRIFVSRATGACLDDSLDMGTRSFACNGMSYQRWTVRTTPDGGTQLRNHATGECLDHLPGGLSTTPCGPAASQRWTVSARDDVAVEIRSTTARRCLADSAGGLRVSPCDGTAHQKWA, from the coding sequence ATGGCTGCCGTCCGGCCTGACGACCAGGAACCGGCCCGCGCGCTCGGCAGGGCGCTGCGCGACCTCCAGCGACGCTCGGGACACACGCTGCGAGCCCTCGAGACGAGCGTGCGCATCAGCGACTCGTCCCTGTCGCGGTACTTCCTCGGCGTCACCGTTCCCCCGTGGGAGACGGTCCGTGACCTGTGCGAGGCCCTCGACGCCGACCCCTCCGAGTACCGGCACCTGTGGCTTGCCGCCGAGCGGAGCCAGCGCAAGCCGGTCCGGCGCCAGAAGGACGCAGAGGTCCGGGGCGAGCCTGTCCAGGGCGAACCGGAACAGGCCGAGTCGGTCCGGGACGTGCCGGTCCCTGGCGAATCGGTCCCAGACGTGCCGGTCCCAGACGTGCCGGTCCCTGGCGAATCGGTCCCGGACGAGTCGGTGCGGAGTGTCGGTACGGCGGAGGCGGGCGTCCCGACCGGTCCCGCGCGGCGGTGGCTCTCCCTGCGGCGAGGGCCCACGGGCTGGGCCCTCGCCGGGGCCGTGATCGGCCTGGTCATCGGAGCCGTGAGCACCGTTCTCCTCCGGCCCGGTCCCCCGGCGGGCGGCGATGACCCGTCGGCCGCGCCCAGCGGGCACAGCGCACACGGCGCGTCGGCCGCGTCGCCCGCACCCAGGATCTTCGTGAGCCGTGCGACGGGCGCCTGCCTCGACGACAGTCTCGACATGGGCACCCGGTCCTTCGCCTGCAACGGCATGTCGTACCAGCGCTGGACCGTCCGCACGACGCCGGACGGCGGCACGCAGCTCAGGAACCACGCGACGGGAGAGTGCCTCGACCACCTCCCCGGCGGCCTGTCCACGACGCCCTGCGGCCCGGCGGCGTCGCAGCGGTGGACCGTCAGCGCACGGGACGACGTGGCCGTCGAGATCCGGAGCACGACCGCCCGGCGCTGCCTCGCCGACAGCGCGGGCGGTCTGCGGGTGTCACCGTGCGACGGGACGGCACATCAGAAGTGGGCCTGA
- a CDS encoding winged helix-turn-helix transcriptional regulator — MTRGRAHDTEVCGVTAAVAVIDGKWKTLLLWMLESGPHRPGELRRRIPAISEKVLTQALREMEADGLVHREVHDVVPPKTVYSLTGIGRELSDALAPLSDWGHRRLDRLAEERAAS; from the coding sequence ATGACGCGCGGCCGAGCGCACGACACGGAGGTCTGCGGCGTGACCGCCGCCGTAGCCGTGATCGACGGCAAGTGGAAGACCCTGCTGCTCTGGATGCTCGAATCGGGGCCGCACCGCCCCGGCGAACTGCGGCGCCGGATTCCGGCGATCAGCGAGAAGGTGCTCACCCAGGCCCTGCGGGAGATGGAGGCGGACGGCCTCGTGCACCGCGAGGTGCACGACGTGGTGCCGCCGAAGACCGTCTACTCGCTGACCGGCATCGGACGCGAACTCTCCGACGCGCTGGCGCCCCTCTCCGACTGGGGCCACCGCCGGCTCGACCGGCTAGCCGAGGAGCGCGCCGCGTCCTGA
- a CDS encoding NAD(P)-dependent oxidoreductase — translation MPSSPTSPSPSVTVIGLGPMGRALAGAFLDAGVRTTVWNRTPGRDRELVARGAVSAASVAEAVAASPLTVVCLVNYDATDAVLRQVAVTTALKGRTLVNLSADTPDRARDTGRWAGDHGIRYLDGAIMTPTPTIGTPQAVFLFSGPEELYADHRAALDALGGSHTHLGEDIGRAAAYDIALLDIFWTSAAGYVHALAVAGAEGVSPRELAPFAQGIGAILPPLFQEMAEDMESGTYSGEGNPLTSAVSSMAHIVHASEAHGIDAGVMRAAEGLARRTVGLGHGADGFTRIAEVLTRR, via the coding sequence GTGCCTTCTTCCCCGACGTCTCCGTCCCCCTCCGTCACGGTGATCGGTCTCGGGCCCATGGGCCGCGCGCTGGCCGGCGCCTTCCTGGACGCCGGAGTCCGTACCACCGTGTGGAACCGGACCCCGGGCCGGGACCGCGAGCTCGTCGCGCGCGGCGCGGTCAGTGCGGCGAGCGTCGCGGAGGCGGTCGCCGCGAGTCCGCTCACCGTGGTCTGCCTGGTCAACTACGACGCGACGGATGCCGTACTCCGTCAGGTCGCCGTCACCACCGCGCTCAAGGGCCGGACCCTCGTGAACCTCTCCGCCGACACCCCGGACCGGGCCCGGGACACCGGTCGCTGGGCCGGCGACCACGGCATCCGGTATCTCGACGGCGCCATCATGACGCCCACCCCGACCATCGGCACGCCGCAGGCCGTGTTCCTGTTCAGCGGCCCGGAGGAGCTGTACGCCGATCACCGGGCGGCGCTGGACGCCTTGGGCGGCTCCCACACGCACCTCGGCGAGGACATCGGGCGGGCGGCGGCGTACGACATCGCGCTGCTCGACATCTTCTGGACGTCGGCGGCGGGGTACGTCCATGCCCTCGCCGTGGCCGGAGCGGAGGGCGTCTCGCCGCGCGAACTGGCCCCGTTCGCCCAGGGCATCGGTGCGATCCTGCCGCCGCTCTTCCAGGAGATGGCCGAGGACATGGAGAGCGGCACCTACTCGGGCGAGGGCAATCCGCTGACGTCAGCGGTGTCGTCCATGGCGCACATCGTCCATGCCTCCGAGGCCCACGGCATCGACGCGGGGGTGATGCGGGCGGCCGAGGGGCTCGCGCGCCGCACGGTCGGCCTGGGCCACGGCGCCGACGGCTTCACCCGGATCGCCGAAGTCCTCACCCGCCGCTGA
- a CDS encoding winged helix DNA-binding protein, with protein MEQPVVTGTAQDPEGERFAFVAISNVPTDWARVLAALTDSGLTLSTLPSGSPAAPAGAPPSTTPTTRMTPPSVLDLHAYLLTAIGKAARRRLTERLTARGLRLWHLTVMALLADLGPQMKTALATRLDMNASDLVKIVNDLDRAGHVDCVRDTADRRRVVVRLTDEGRTALAELSADIASADDDILAPLSPAERDQLGSLLRRVHRHLEPEPAGVVHGPPGRVGPGTGSPARTHSVEDRRIDWSLPAESLAPFVASRRASYPAAYTHHHGRRLEILAAEVTRRTYAGTPGLVLHTEDEGIVIVTGPAAHTGRNRALALTRVRTEEGRESAPEECFGETAPELSDEL; from the coding sequence ATGGAGCAGCCGGTCGTCACGGGGACGGCACAGGACCCGGAAGGCGAGCGATTCGCCTTCGTCGCGATTTCGAACGTCCCGACCGACTGGGCACGGGTCCTCGCGGCACTCACCGATTCCGGCCTGACTCTCAGCACGCTCCCGAGCGGATCCCCGGCCGCACCGGCCGGCGCCCCTCCCTCCACGACGCCGACGACGCGCATGACACCACCGAGCGTCCTCGACCTCCACGCGTATCTCCTGACGGCGATCGGCAAGGCCGCGCGCCGACGCCTCACCGAGCGGCTGACCGCGCGCGGGCTCCGCCTCTGGCACCTCACCGTGATGGCGCTGCTCGCCGACCTCGGCCCGCAGATGAAGACGGCCCTGGCCACCCGGCTCGACATGAACGCCAGCGACCTCGTGAAGATCGTGAACGACCTGGACCGGGCCGGACACGTGGACTGCGTCCGGGACACCGCCGACCGGCGTCGCGTCGTCGTCAGGCTGACCGACGAGGGCAGGACCGCGCTGGCCGAGCTCAGCGCGGACATCGCGTCGGCGGACGACGACATCCTCGCCCCGCTCAGCCCGGCGGAGCGCGACCAACTGGGCTCCCTTTTACGGCGCGTCCACCGCCACCTCGAACCGGAGCCAGCCGGCGTGGTCCACGGCCCCCCGGGGCGCGTCGGCCCCGGCACCGGCTCCCCCGCACGGACCCACTCCGTCGAGGACCGCCGGATCGACTGGTCGCTTCCGGCGGAGTCCCTCGCACCGTTCGTCGCCTCCCGGCGCGCGTCCTACCCGGCCGCCTACACCCACCACCACGGCCGCCGTCTGGAGATCCTCGCGGCCGAGGTGACCCGCCGCACCTATGCCGGGACACCCGGCCTCGTCCTCCACACCGAGGACGAGGGCATCGTGATCGTCACCGGACCCGCCGCCCACACGGGCCGCAACCGCGCCCTCGCCCTGACCCGCGTCCGTACGGAGGAGGGCCGGGAGTCCGCGCCCGAGGAGTGCTTCGGGGAGACGGCCCCGGAGCTCTCCGACGAACTCTGA
- the ddaH gene encoding dimethylargininase, protein MRTARPRHYLMCRPTHFDVVYSINPWMDPAKPVDTQLAITQWEKLREVYLSLGHTVDTIDPLPGLPDMVFAANGATVIDGRALVARFRDAERIAEGPAYHDWLRDNGFPDLRTAHVVNEGEGDYLLAGEWLLAGTGFRSDPRSHDEAQEYFGRPVIGLTLVDPDYYHLDTALTVLDEQTIAYYPAAFSPGSLAVLRRLFPDAVIATAEDAAVFGLNATSDGLNVVLPHNATGLTGQLRDRGFHPIGVDLSELLKAGGSVKCCTLELRPAATSHSPA, encoded by the coding sequence ATGCGTACCGCACGGCCTCGGCACTACCTCATGTGCCGGCCCACCCACTTCGACGTGGTCTACTCCATCAACCCCTGGATGGACCCGGCGAAGCCCGTCGACACCCAACTGGCCATCACCCAGTGGGAGAAGCTGCGCGAGGTCTACCTGAGCCTCGGGCACACCGTCGACACGATCGACCCCCTCCCCGGCCTCCCCGACATGGTCTTCGCCGCCAACGGCGCCACCGTGATCGACGGCCGGGCGCTCGTCGCGAGGTTCCGCGACGCCGAGCGCATCGCGGAGGGCCCCGCCTACCACGACTGGCTGCGCGACAACGGATTCCCGGATCTCCGCACCGCCCATGTCGTCAACGAGGGCGAGGGTGACTACCTGCTGGCCGGCGAGTGGCTGCTCGCCGGTACGGGCTTCCGCAGCGACCCGCGCTCGCACGACGAGGCGCAGGAGTACTTCGGCCGCCCCGTCATCGGGCTGACGCTCGTGGACCCGGACTACTACCACCTCGACACCGCGCTGACCGTGCTCGACGAGCAGACGATCGCGTACTACCCCGCGGCCTTCTCGCCGGGCAGCCTCGCCGTGCTGCGGCGCCTGTTCCCGGACGCCGTCATCGCCACGGCCGAGGACGCGGCGGTCTTCGGCCTCAACGCGACCTCGGACGGCCTCAACGTCGTGCTGCCGCACAACGCCACCGGCCTGACCGGGCAGTTGCGCGACCGGGGCTTCCACCCCATCGGCGTGGACCTCTCCGAACTCCTCAAGGCGGGCGGCAGCGTCAAGTGCTGCACGCTCGAACTGCGCCCCGCCGCGACAAGCCACAGCCCCGCATAG
- a CDS encoding methionyl-tRNA formyltransferase, whose protein sequence is MRVVMFGYQTWGHRTLRALLDSEHDVVLVVTHPKSEHAYEKIWSDSVADLAAEHGVPVVIRNRPDDEELFERLKEADPDIIVANNWRTWIPPRIYTLPRHGTLNVHDSLLPKYAGFSPLIWALINGEPEVGVTAHMMDEVLDAGDIVRQESVTVEPTDTATDLFHKTVDLIAPVTIGALDLIASGQTEFTPQDRSQATFFHKRAEEDIRIDWSWPAEVLERLVRAQSEPYPAAFTFHRGRRLEILSAVVSTGRYGGTPGRIFYREGDGVVIVAGADARTGRNRGLAVTRVRTDDGRELAAAEYFTSMGGYLTGRP, encoded by the coding sequence ATGCGGGTCGTCATGTTCGGTTATCAGACCTGGGGCCATCGGACCCTCCGAGCGCTCCTGGACTCCGAGCACGACGTGGTGTTGGTCGTGACGCACCCCAAGAGCGAGCACGCGTACGAGAAGATCTGGAGCGACTCGGTCGCCGATCTGGCCGCGGAGCACGGCGTCCCCGTCGTCATCCGCAACCGGCCAGACGACGAGGAGCTGTTCGAGCGCCTCAAGGAGGCGGATCCGGACATCATCGTGGCCAACAACTGGCGTACGTGGATCCCGCCGCGCATCTACACGCTGCCGCGCCACGGCACGCTCAACGTCCACGACTCGCTGCTGCCGAAGTACGCCGGCTTCTCGCCCCTCATCTGGGCGCTGATCAACGGCGAGCCGGAAGTGGGCGTCACCGCCCACATGATGGACGAGGTGCTCGACGCCGGCGACATCGTCCGGCAGGAGTCGGTCACCGTGGAGCCGACCGACACCGCGACGGACCTCTTCCACAAGACGGTCGACCTCATCGCCCCGGTCACGATCGGCGCGCTCGACCTGATCGCCTCCGGGCAGACCGAGTTCACGCCACAGGACAGGTCCCAGGCCACCTTCTTCCACAAGCGGGCCGAGGAGGACATCCGCATCGACTGGAGCTGGCCCGCCGAGGTCCTGGAGCGCCTGGTCCGCGCCCAGTCCGAGCCGTATCCGGCAGCCTTCACGTTCCATCGGGGCCGGCGCCTGGAGATCCTCTCCGCCGTCGTCTCCACGGGCCGTTACGGCGGAACTCCCGGCCGGATCTTCTACCGCGAGGGCGACGGCGTCGTCATCGTCGCCGGAGCGGACGCCCGCACGGGCCGCAACCGCGGACTCGCCGTCACGCGCGTACGGACCGACGACGGGCGCGAGTTGGCTGCGGCCGAGTACTTCACCTCCATGGGCGGCTACCTCACCGGCCGCCCCTGA